Proteins from one Haliaeetus albicilla chromosome 4, bHalAlb1.1, whole genome shotgun sequence genomic window:
- the C4H2orf66 gene encoding uncharacterized protein C2orf66 homolog has translation MWKVVLLGLYTVLAVRGLAKGAPFQPEEKWKPLDNPRNRDLFFRTLQAYFSGRGLDLRKFPATFTMNNEGPRPVVFYSDPIASAFADYEERKNSFPNYFKG, from the exons ATGTGGAAGGTGGTACTCCTGGGTCTATATACAGTATTGGCTGTGAGAGGATTGGCAAAGGGTGCTCCTTTccaaccagaagaaaaatggaaacctCTAGATAACCCTAGAAACAGAGACCTG TTTTTCAGAACGCTCCAGGCTTATTTTTCGGGCAGGGGTCTTGATCTCAGAAAGTTCCCAGCTACTTTCACTATGAACAATGAAGGACCAAGGCCTGTTGTGTTCTACTCAGATCCTATTGCTTCTGCATTTGCAGAttatgaagaaaggaaaaattcttttccaaattattttaaaggctga